One part of the Phoenix dactylifera cultivar Barhee BC4 chromosome 4, palm_55x_up_171113_PBpolish2nd_filt_p, whole genome shotgun sequence genome encodes these proteins:
- the LOC120110483 gene encoding cytochrome P450 72A15-like, with protein MGFGAVEALWRIGWGAVGVLLLLWAWRGLERLWWRPRMLERALRAQGLRGTRYRFLCGDLKENARLSKKARAKLMPLSHDIVPRVAPFLHRVMKENGKMSFTWFGHHLRVAIMDPGLTREILSNKFGHFEKPNSHPLVKLLVGGLASYEGEKWAKHRRIINPAFHLEKLKYMLPAFSACCDELIDKWDRLVASKGSCELDVWPEFQSFTGDVISRTAFGSNFREGQRIFRLQEEQAELVMPAIQNIYIPGFRFIISLFLLILFQFSVTSEEQSPICKKNKKRKKHIKRTSSYFISQF; from the exons ATGGGGTTTGGAGCAGTCGAGGCGCTGTGGAGAATAGGATGGGGAGCGGTTGGCGTGCTGTTACTGCTATGGGCTTGGAGAGGATTGGAGCGGCTTTGGTGGAGACCAAGGATGCTGGAAAGAGCGCTCCGGGCCCAAGGGCTGCGGGGCACCCGGTACCGCTTCCTCTGCGGGGACCTCAAGGAGAACGCCCGGCTCAGCAAGAAGGCCCGGGCCAAACTCATGCCTCTCTCTCACGACATCGTCCCTCGGGTCGCTCCCTTCCTTCATCGTGTCATGAAGGAAAATG GTAAAATGTCATTCACTTGGTTCGGGCATCATCTGAGAGTAGCCATTATGGATCCAGGACTGACAAGAGAAATTCTGTCCAACAAGTTTGGTCACTTTGAGAAGCCAAACTCACATCCTCTAGTTAAGTTATTGGTTGGAGGACTCGCAAGTTATGAAGGTGAGAAATGGGCCAAACATAGGAGGATCATCAATCCTGCTTTCCATCTAGAGAAATTAAAG TACATGCTGCCAGCCTTCTCTGCTTGCTGTGATGAGCTGATAGATAAATGGGACAGGCTTGTAGCTTCCAAAGGATCTTGCGAACTGGATGTATGGCCTGAATTCCAGAGTTTCACTGGAGATGTCATCTCCCGCACGGCATTTGGTAGCAACTTTAGAGAAGGCCAACGGATATTTCGCCTCCAAGAAGAGCAAGCTGAGCTTGTAATGCCAGCTATTCAAAATATATACATCCCTGGTTTCAGGtttattatttctcttttcctattaattttatttcagtttTCAGTAACTTCAGAGGAACAATCTCCAATAtgtaagaagaacaaaaaaaggaaaaaacataTTAAAAGAACTTCatcctattttatttctcaattcTAA
- the LOC120110626 gene encoding uncharacterized protein LOC120110626 has product MAFLLGNTAVYLLVSFKGERDLEADMRPLVPVDVELRFSEFHELQHEGGSRTAVPETESSAFCFPLGQFLASPSLEEVVSRMLSTTRSPNPRALEFWKEKLIAFTSSKAQLAFDAGRERVEMVVIIHVYPAVWGSAEEVTTEVPRRSFNGGGGFGGVPASPASIEELEKVTCNNAGEQHGCAICLEEFDVGIEVTRMPCMHVFHGDCLARWLERGHLCPLCRYEMPTSSRE; this is encoded by the coding sequence ATGGCGTTCCTTTTGGGCAACACTGCTGTATACCTTCTTGTCTCGTTCAAAGGGGAGAGAGATTTGGAAGCAGATATGAGGCCGCTAGTCCCAGTTGACGTCGAACTCCGCTTCTCGGAGTTCCACGAACTGCAGCACGAAGGCGGCAGCCGGACGGCAGTCCCCGAGACCGAGAGCTCAGCGTTCTGCTTCCCCCTAGGCCAGTTCTTAGCCTCCCCGTCCCTCGAGGAGGTGGTATCTCGCATGCTTTCCACCACACGCTCTCCCAACCCGAGAGCACTAGAGTTCTGGAAGGAGAAGCTCATCGCCTTCACTTCTTCCAAAGCCCAACTGGCATTCGATGCAGGAAGAGAAAGGGTAGAGATGGTCGTCATCATCCATGTCTACCCTGCAGTTTGGGGGTCGGCCGAGGAGGTGACGACAGAGGTGCCGAGGCGTTCCTTTAATGGAGGAGGGGGTTTTGGCGGGGTGCCGGCATCGCCGGCTTCAATCGAGGAGCTGGAAAAGGTGACATGTAATAACGCTGGAGAGCAGCATGGATGTGCGATATGCTTGGAGGAGTTTGACGTCGGGATAGAAGTGACTCGAATGCCTTGCATGCATGTCTTTCATGGCGACTGTCTCGCCCGGTGGCTGGAAAGGGGCCACCTCTGCCCTTTGTGCCGTTATGAGATGCCTACTTCGAGCCGAGAGTGA